In Gemmatimonadota bacterium, the genomic stretch ACGATCGCGCATGCGGCCGTCCTCGTCCTCTGGCCCGAGCTCCAAGCCTCCGCGGCGGGCTTCGACATGAGCGAGATCACCACGATCGACATGCCGCCCGAGGTGGCCCCGCCCCCACCGCCCGAGCAGATCCAGCGCCCGGCGAGCCCCGTGGTCACCGCGGCGCAGATCGACGAGAACATCACGATCCCCGTCACGACCATCGAGGAGTACCTGAACACGCCGCTCCCGGCGCCGCGGGCGCAGAGCGCGGTCGACCTCACGAACGCGCCCCACTTCACCCCGGTGGAAGTGGCTCCCGAAGTCCGGAACCGGGACGAGTTTCGCCGTCTCCTCCAGGCCGCTTACCCCGCGATGCTGCGCGACGCGCGGATCGGAGGGGAGGTCCGCCTCCACTTCTTCATCAACGCCGAAGGCGTCGTGGAGACGGCGCTGGTCGCGGTGAGCTCGGGGCAGTCCCAGCTCGACGAAGCGGCGCTCCAGGTGGCCCCGCGCATCGAATTCACCCCCGCCCTCAATCGTGGCGAGCGGGTTCCCGTCTGGGTCGAGATTTCGATTCTTTTCGAGCCGGAATGAAGAGTCTTTACCTGAGGACGTTCGTTACATACCTTCGGAGCGTCCCCCGTATGGGGACTGGGCCGATCGAGCCGAGCCAGAGTGCAAAGCCGATCCGGACCGCGGGACTCTGATCCCGCCGGAGACACGCCCGATGTTTCCCCGTAAAAAGGAGGTGATCCCTTGTCTAGCCCTAGTAGTCCATCCAGCCTGGCACGGGCAAGCGGTCGCCGCATCGGCCGGTAACAGCCGAATCGATCGCTCGCTGTTCAGGCCGCGCGTTTGATCGCGCTAGGCTGGACGGCGTGAAAAAAGGGCCGCCGACGAAGTCTGTCGGCGGCCCTTCTTCATTTCCGGTTGGGGCCCGGCCCCGCGTTCACCCCCCGAAATAGTCCGGCGCGTTCCCCGGCTTCCATTTGATGTTGCACCCGAGGCTCGGCATCTGGTTCTCTGAGACCGCCTTTCCGGCGAGAAGGGCGTCGGCCGCGCGGCGAAGGTCCGCCCCAGTCACGGGGACGTCGTTCCCGGGACGGCTCCCATCGAGCTGGCCCCGATACACGAGCTTCCGCTCCCCGTCGAAGAGATAGAAGTCGGGGGTGCACGCGGCGCGATACGCGAGCGCGGCGTCCTGGCTCTCGTCGTAGAGGTAGGGAAAGGTGTACCCGACTTCCTTGGCTTCCTCCGCCATCTTCTCCGGTGCATCGTCCGGAAACTGCGCGACGTCGTTCGAGTTGATCGCGACGACCGCGAGCCCGCGCGGCTGGTAGTCGCGCGCGAAGGCCGCGAGCTCGGCGCGCACGTGCCGAACGAAGGGGCAGTGGGGACAGATGAACATCACGAGGAGCCCGGACGCGTCGGCGAAGTCTTCGGACGACACTACCTTTCCGGAAGGATCGGGGAGAGAAAAAGAGGGCGCCCTGGTACCCAGCGCGAGCATCGTGGAGGGGACGCGTGCCATCAGCGGCTCCTGGTTTTGTGCATGGTTCGTCCGGTGGAGTGATCGGGCTTCGCGTACCCCTCCCTCGGGGTCGGGGTCCACGCTGTTCGACGTCTCGCGGGCCGTTGGCCGCGAGGAACTTCCGCTCCGGCATGTGCTATCAACTGGACCATGAGCCTCGAATCCCTCAGTCACATCCCCGAAGGCGCGCGCGACGGGAGCCCGCTCGTCGTCCTCCTCCACGGGCGGGGCTCCGACGAGCACGACCTCCAGGGGATCGTCTCCTTTCTTCCCCCCGACGCGATCCTCGTCACGCCCCGCGCACCCTTCCCCGGAGCGCCCTGGGGATACGGCCCCGGCTGGGCCTGGTACCGTTACTCCGGTGGACGTCGGGTGGCGGACGAGACGCTCGAGGAGGGCCTCACGGCGCTCGACGACTTCCTCGATACCCTGGGTGCCAACCTTCCGGTGCGGCCCGGTCCCAAAATCCTCGGGGGCTTTTCGCAGGGAGGGACGATGGGACTGGCCTGGGCCCTTTCGCGGCCGGGGCAGCTTTCCGGAGTGGCCGTCCTCTCGGGCTTCCTGGTGGAATCCCCCGTCGTGGAGATGGGCCCCGGGTCGGCCGCGGGCCTCGAGGTCTTCTGGGGGCATGGCCGCGCCGATCCCAACATCCCCTTCACGATGGCCGAAGAGAGCCGGCGCATCCTCGGCGAAGCGGGCGCCGTGCTCGACACCGTGGATCACCCCGGCGGGCACCAGATCTCGCCCGGCGAGTTGCGGGCCTTCCGCCGCTGGTTGGATCGCGTCGCAGCGGAGAAAGCTTAACGCGCGATCACTCGGCGAGTCCGAGCTGCTGAGGAAGGGTGAGGACTTCCTTCACCTGGAAGCGGCGCGCCCCGACGGGAAGCTCCACGGTCACGTCCTCTCCTTCCCTCGAGCCGAGGAGGCCGCGTCCGATCGGCGAAGCGAGCGACACCTGCCCGCCGTCCAGATCCATGAAGTCTCCCGCGACGAGAGTGAAGGTCATCTCCGCCTTCATCTCCACGTCCACGATCGTCACCCGCGAGCCGAAGCCGACCCGGTCGAGGGGCATCGCCTGCACATCGATCTTCGAGAGCTCCGACATGCGGAGCGAAAGGTGGCTGATCCGCACCTGCACGAAGATCTGCCGCTCGAGGGCGGACTTGTATTCGGAGTTCTCCCGCAGGTCGCCGAGCTCCACCGCCTTCGAAATCCGGTCGGGGAGTACGACGTTGAGCTCGTGCGCGAGGTTCTCGATTTCCTGTTCGATCCGCCCTCGGATTTCGTCCAGCATGGCCCTTCCTCGGGTGCAATAAGAACCCGGGGCCCGGCTCCAGAGGACTCAAGTTGCCTGGGAAGGCGGACCCGCGGTGGGACTCTCCGTCGTGACGGCCGACCTGCGCCGTATTGGACCATAGTATCACCCGCACGGGCCGGAGGGGAGGGCACCTCTTGACTCGGTCTCTCTCTTAATGATATTATATTATCGTTTACTGCGAGGGAGGAATCTTGCTGGAAACCAGTTACGGAACACCCCGGCATCCAACGGGGACGAGCACGCGCTGGACGGCGCTGGCCCCGCTCGCCTGCGCCATGCACTGCGCGGCGACTCCCGTCCTCGCGGCGGCGCTTCCCGTCTTCGCCACCACCTCCGGAGTGGAGTGGGGATTTCTCGGGGCGACGGTCCTCTTCGGAGGGATCACCGTCCCCCGGCACCGGCACACCTCACGCGACCTCCGTCCCGCGGGTCTCCTCCTTCTCGGAGTCGCGCTCTGGGTCGCGTCCCTTCTCCGAGTCCTCGATCCCCTCCCGCAGGACCTCACGACCGCGTTCGCATCACTCGCCGCCGCCGCCGGCCTCTTCTGGCTCGCACGCGCTCGCCACACGCACCGTGTCGCGGGCGGTTGAATCCCGCCCTGG encodes the following:
- a CDS encoding energy transducer TonB — protein: MPSGTSPNGRPETANDRLKRSFDSWLWNAIVAATIAHAAVLVLWPELQASAAGFDMSEITTIDMPPEVAPPPPPEQIQRPASPVVTAAQIDENITIPVTTIEEYLNTPLPAPRAQSAVDLTNAPHFTPVEVAPEVRNRDEFRRLLQAAYPAMLRDARIGGEVRLHFFINAEGVVETALVAVSSGQSQLDEAALQVAPRIEFTPALNRGERVPVWVEISILFEPE
- a CDS encoding thioredoxin family protein; the protein is MARVPSTMLALGTRAPSFSLPDPSGKVVSSEDFADASGLLVMFICPHCPFVRHVRAELAAFARDYQPRGLAVVAINSNDVAQFPDDAPEKMAEEAKEVGYTFPYLYDESQDAALAYRAACTPDFYLFDGERKLVYRGQLDGSRPGNDVPVTGADLRRAADALLAGKAVSENQMPSLGCNIKWKPGNAPDYFGG
- a CDS encoding alpha/beta hydrolase-fold protein, giving the protein MSLESLSHIPEGARDGSPLVVLLHGRGSDEHDLQGIVSFLPPDAILVTPRAPFPGAPWGYGPGWAWYRYSGGRRVADETLEEGLTALDDFLDTLGANLPVRPGPKILGGFSQGGTMGLAWALSRPGQLSGVAVLSGFLVESPVVEMGPGSAAGLEVFWGHGRADPNIPFTMAEESRRILGEAGAVLDTVDHPGGHQISPGELRAFRRWLDRVAAEKA
- a CDS encoding GreA/GreB family elongation factor, coding for MLDEIRGRIEQEIENLAHELNVVLPDRISKAVELGDLRENSEYKSALERQIFVQVRISHLSLRMSELSKIDVQAMPLDRVGFGSRVTIVDVEMKAEMTFTLVAGDFMDLDGGQVSLASPIGRGLLGSREGEDVTVELPVGARRFQVKEVLTLPQQLGLAE
- a CDS encoding MerC domain-containing protein, producing the protein MLETSYGTPRHPTGTSTRWTALAPLACAMHCAATPVLAAALPVFATTSGVEWGFLGATVLFGGITVPRHRHTSRDLRPAGLLLLGVALWVASLLRVLDPLPQDLTTAFASLAAAAGLFWLARARHTHRVAGG